A single window of Plasmodium malariae genome assembly, chromosome: 8 DNA harbors:
- the PmUG01_08022200 gene encoding conserved Plasmodium protein, unknown function, translating to MIKRVVKKDNVLISRCRRFVYIPSQADIAKLSTKSLGNYAFDILRLSKENEGLYEMFKKKVQSEINSFDAKDCYRVLKSLEVNNKLGEEEVLIKSILHQISVQACKYSMKEICDICFLCSKLNLIYIPLFASLSVAFLNKITLASPEHISIICLSFCKIHIKDINLFNRIAVATLNILHTFDVESLINVLTSFSYLDIQKDMLLFSSVDIFIKNQNKLDANQLVKITYIYSKFYYRNNDIISMLRNKLPSHISYLNNVQLAELIISLDKLCINFYAINKFFTNVNLLHLKFPIAIKVINVLSKLHNINIEFKYDHILLCLNNFLFVHGKSSKHLNGKVKRKFLEKFNTSYGIKNGNGAFLKSDTYNDNIVAHNASNAKECKDGVNFKGMLSDYYSSYYRPRDGIKEKILFYKEIRGTNLDKADGGDYADYADYADYDDYADYADYDDYGDYENYDNYDNYDNYVNHDDHHHVVRSTEGESHFIPLGSSELNEKYYFHLNLMNKLNADSVCHLSVDMFESTCNMLLRNSLINEYEKEMKFYLNCISKEIIFLKEYLNFDCLIKLFSSLLKIPIIWNMSFLDFNIMNTIKDKCLFYINNEINFYEQLLKRYMCIFRTSEYTDNHSLILCCLFNLYNIKDKKEYSDLFKECLQYYSLIMRKGKVNNGRKCSSYIVEEISVYNFVDFYYKDIPLWNKNAGCTSASSLASHPPRNFSHNNISSIYCNDDADVYGYCDDECNVGGTNSLSQTPRSTRINKILNIELLSIVQNYNKHVKINFKDDIYYISLFEYDNYIAYVFLEPQDYFHSCNENNELKIVNTLLKRKEDKTNDSKCNSIFLINNISYNPYYVFYNDNYFIKSEILIKINYLLIKGYTIIAIPFYSWMCMNYEEKSSTISDLRKNVLNG from the coding sequence AAAAAGAAAGTCCAGAGTGAAATAAATTCATTCGATGCAAAAGATTGTTATAGGGTACTAAAGTCACTAGAGGTAAATAACAAATTGGGGGAGGAAgaagttttaataaaaagcatCTTACATCAAATATCTGTTCAGGCATGTAAATATTCTATGAAAGAAATTTGTgacatatgttttttatgttCTAAATTGAACTTGATTTATATACCCTTATTTGCTTCTTTATCTGttgcatttttaaataaaattactttGGCTAGTCCTGaacatatatctataatatgtttaagtttttgtaaaattcatataaaagatataaatttattcaatCGGATTGCAGTTGCAACACTAAATATATTGCATACATTCGATGTAGAGagtttaataaatgtattaacTTCTTTTAGTTATTTGGACATACAAAAAGACatgcttttattttcttctgtagatatatttattaaaaatcaaaataaattagatgCAAATCAGTTAgttaaaattacatatatatattcaaagtTCTACTACagaaataatgatattatcTCAATGCTTCGAAACAAATTGCCTTCacatatttcatatttaaataatgtgCAGCTAGCAGAATTAATAATTTCGTTAGATAAATTATGCATCAACTTTTAtgctataaataaattttttactaatgTAAATTtgttacatttaaaatttcccATTGCAATAAAAGTCATAAATGTTTTATCGAAActacataatattaatatagaaTTTAAATATGACCATATTTTGCTTTGCcttaataatttcttatttgtTCATGGAAAAAGTAGTAAACACCTGAACGGCAAggtaaaaaggaaatttttagaaaaatttaaCACATCCTACGGTATAAAGAATGGAAACGgtgcttttttaaaaagtgaCACATATAATGATAACATAGTTGCTCATAATGCAAGCAATGCAAAGGAATGCAAGGATGGAGTAAATTTCAAGGGTATGTTATCTGACTACTATAGTAGTTATTACCGTCCAAGAGATGgtataaaagagaaaatattattttataaggaAATTAGAGGAACAAATTTGGATAAAGCTGATGGGGGTGATTATGCCGATTATGCCGATTATGCCGATTATGACGATTATGCCGATTATGCCGATTATGACGATTATGGCGATTATGAGAATTATGACAATTATGACAATTATGACAATTATGTTAATCATGATGATCACCATCATGTTGTTCGATCAACTGAGGGAGAGTCGCATTTCATTCCATTAGGGAGTAGCGAGTTGAATGAAAAATACTATTTTCATCTCAATTTgatgaataaattaaatgcaGATTCTGTTTGCCATTTGAGTGTAGATATGTTTGAGTCTACATGTAATATGCTATTAAGaaattcattaataaatgaatacgAGAAGGAgatgaaattttatttaaattgtattagcaaggaaataatttttttaaaagaataccTTAATTTTGattgtttaataaaattattttcatctttattaaaaataccaATAATATGGAATATGTCCTTCTTAGACTTTAATATAATGAACACAATAAAAGACAagtgtttattttatattaataatgaaattaatttttatgaacagctattaaaaagatatatgtgCATTTTCCGTACTTCGGAATATACGGACAATCATAGTTTGATATTATGTTGTTTattcaatttatataatattaaggataaaaaggaatacagtgatttatttaaagaatGCTTACAGTATTATTCGCTAATAATGAGGAAAGGTAAAGTAAACAATGGAAGAAAATGTAGCAGTTATATAGTAGAAGAAATTagtgtatataattttgtagacttttattataaagaTATTCCTTTGTGGAATAAAAATGCGGGATGTACAAGTGCCTCGAGTTTGGCTAGTCATCCGCCGAGAAACTTTtctcataataatattagcaGCATTTATTGTAACGATGATGCTGATGTTTATGGTTACTGTGATGATGAATGTAATGTAGGGGGTACTAACTCCCTTTCGCAGACTCCTAGAAGCACaaggataaataaaatactcaACATAGAATTACTTAGCATCGttcaaaattataacaaacatgtaaaaataaattttaaggatgatatatattacatttcaCTATTTGAATATGACAATTACATAGCTTATGTATTTTTAGAGCCACAGGATTATTTTCATTCGTGCAATGAAAATAACgaattaaaaattgttaacactttgttaaaaagaaaagaagacaAAACGAATGACAGTAAGTGCAATTCCATTTtcttaattaataatatttcatataacccttattatgttttttacaatgataattattttattaaatcagaaatattaattaaaataaattatttgttaataaaagGATATACTATAATAGCAATACCATTTTATTCGTGGATGTGTATgaattatgaagaaaaaagtaGCACCATTTCTGATCTTCGAAAAAATGTCCTGAACGGGTaa
- the PmUG01_08022100 gene encoding conserved Plasmodium protein, unknown function — protein MNSHILKLCIFGLLYKITHYTSNQRNVLSFVRGQTDEHGNLNIDLTYNGDEKKRINLELDKNIETVDSPLIIILPTENVSPSRLYENYLKQTENPKYISVKNVLNNMVNTFEPIEQKAFINKLSDEINTRIKFYESFSI, from the exons ATGAACAGtcatattttgaaattatgCATTTTCGGATTACTTTACAAAATAACCCACTACACTTCAAATCAAAGGAATGTATTATCATTTGTCAGAGGACAAACAGACGAACATGGAAATTTGAACATCGATttaa cATATAATGGTGATGAGAAGAAACGGATAAATCTGGAGTtggataaaaatattgaaactGTTGATAGCcctttaataataatattaccaACG GAAAATGTGTCACCTAGTAGATTATAcgaaaattatttgaaacaaACAGAGAACCccaaatatattt ccgtcaaaaatgttttaaataacatGGTGAACACATTCGAGCCG ATTGAACAAAAGGCATTCATaaacaaa CTTTCTGACGAAATTAACACACGCATCAAATTTTATGAAAGTTTTtctatatga